One genomic segment of Aquipluma nitroreducens includes these proteins:
- a CDS encoding FprA family A-type flavoprotein, whose product MHRVNLAENIYYVGFNDRKTHLFENIWPIPKGVSYNSYLIVDEKIALIDTVERSYIDDYLDQIEVLTEGRPVDYLIINHMEPDHSGALKAVISKYPNITLVGNKKTFEMAQNFYQVTQQNIEVYDDSELSLGKTNLQFTTIPMVHWPETMVTFESTNKILFTGDACGSYGTLDGGIFDDELDYTQYDEEIVRYFSNIVGKYCAHTQRALKKIAKYEIKMIAATHGMIWRSHIDFILDKYEKLSTYQTEPGAVIVYGSMYGNTAKMAEIIARQLAVRGIKNIRVYDSSKTHPSFIISDIFKYKALILGSAAYNNAMFPTVETLLTTIKHMGIKDHLLGIFGSFSWNGGGVKNLEKFAEEIKWEVVGQPLEEKGAMKPDHFSRYVDLANAIADKILA is encoded by the coding sequence ATGCATAGGGTTAATTTAGCCGAGAATATTTATTACGTAGGGTTTAATGATCGTAAAACCCACCTTTTTGAGAACATCTGGCCCATTCCAAAAGGAGTTTCATACAATTCGTATCTCATTGTTGACGAAAAAATTGCGTTGATCGATACCGTCGAACGTTCGTATATCGACGATTATCTCGATCAGATTGAAGTCCTGACTGAAGGCCGCCCGGTGGATTACCTCATCATCAACCACATGGAACCCGATCATTCCGGAGCGTTGAAAGCCGTTATTTCAAAGTATCCGAACATTACACTTGTTGGAAATAAAAAGACCTTTGAAATGGCCCAGAATTTTTATCAGGTGACTCAGCAAAACATTGAGGTATATGACGATTCAGAATTGTCGCTGGGTAAAACCAATTTACAGTTTACCACAATCCCTATGGTACACTGGCCTGAAACCATGGTGACCTTCGAATCGACCAATAAAATTCTCTTTACTGGCGATGCCTGTGGAAGCTACGGAACGCTGGATGGTGGAATTTTTGACGATGAACTGGATTATACGCAATACGATGAAGAAATTGTCAGGTATTTTTCGAACATTGTAGGTAAATATTGTGCCCACACCCAGCGTGCCTTGAAAAAAATTGCCAAGTACGAAATTAAAATGATAGCTGCCACGCATGGTATGATCTGGCGCTCGCACATTGATTTCATACTGGATAAATACGAAAAATTAAGCACGTACCAGACCGAACCGGGAGCAGTTATCGTTTATGGTTCAATGTATGGCAATACTGCTAAAATGGCCGAAATTATTGCTCGCCAGCTCGCCGTAAGAGGTATTAAAAATATTCGGGTCTACGACTCTTCCAAAACCCATCCGTCATTCATTATAAGTGATATTTTCAAGTATAAAGCACTGATTTTAGGTAGTGCAGCCTACAACAATGCAATGTTTCCAACAGTTGAAACTTTACTGACTACTATCAAGCATATGGGAATAAAAGACCACCTGCTTGGTATTTTTGGTTCGTTTAGCTGGAACGGAGGCGGGGTTAAAAACCTTGAAAAATTCGCCGAAGAAATTAAATGGGAAGTAGTTGGCCAACCGTTGGAAGAAAAAGGTGCCATGAAACCCGATCATTTTAGCAGGTACGTTGATCTTGCAAATGCCATTGCTGACAAGATATTGGCATAA
- a CDS encoding sugar-binding domain-containing protein, with protein MIQRVTAILSLILFLFSCQEAKYKPSRKTLDLNGIWQFAMDSSGIGIQEKWFAHILPDSVQLPGTMDENHKGIPNKNRQETMRLSRELMYDGMAWYQKTVSIPEDWKGKSIRLKMERTKPTQIWVDETWIGSNNNLLTPQEYDLSAALLPGNHRITILVDNGPNALPKGVYGAHAMTEHTQTNWNGIIGEFQLEASSVTHLQNVQIYPDTENKKAIIKLLIVNPDEQLKEANIQIAASTWNCDSPKNLKSKSFQVKLTQGENSVDLNYEFGNDAAFWSEFSPTLYKLSISLENNGVIDNCQVDFGLRQFKTDGTQFAINGTKTFLRGKHDACVFPLTGHPPMDTESWIRVFKIAKTYGINHYRFHTWTPPMAAFKAADIEGIYLSPELPYWGGMDQKNNELNDFLLKEGDHISETYGNSASFVMFSLGNELSGDLTVMQDFVKHFRQTDERHLFSFGSNNYLGWKGQVEGEDYLVTCRVGAEKDSTFSSHVRASFSFADAYQGGIINGEYPSTTTNYQNAISKSTVPVIGHEIAQYQIYPNYDELKKYTGVLKPWNLEIFRKRLEQNHLSDQALDFFKASGALSAICYRADIEIALRTPGFGGFQLLDLQDFPGQGTALVGLLDAFMDSKGLITPEAFREFCNQVVPLFLMEKYCWTNAETLTGQIQVANYSAIELKNQTVKWELKNSQGEIIDQNEVTTTISQGKLTDVSKLNIDLKTIQSAQKLSLTISLPGTAYKNTYSLWVYPEKPNTTVPSGVMISSELDKKTLRSLENGQTVLLIPDHETVKDLTVGGLFTPDYWNYRMFKGISEWAKKPVSPGTLSILTNPEHPLFKDFPTEFYSNWQWWSIVKNSRPFILDKTEASYRPIVQVVDNIERNHKLGLVFEFAVGKGKVLVCMADLAKIQDKPEGRQFYSSILSYLESDQFKPQTSISETELVSLFKTKVKTQNISGVKNISYQ; from the coding sequence ATGATTCAACGAGTTACGGCCATCCTGAGTTTAATACTTTTCCTTTTTTCCTGTCAGGAAGCCAAATACAAACCTTCCAGAAAGACACTTGATTTAAACGGGATATGGCAATTTGCCATGGATTCTTCAGGAATTGGAATTCAGGAAAAATGGTTTGCTCATATCCTCCCCGATTCGGTGCAACTTCCAGGAACAATGGACGAAAACCACAAAGGCATCCCGAATAAAAACAGGCAGGAAACCATGCGTTTGTCGCGCGAATTGATGTATGATGGAATGGCGTGGTATCAAAAGACTGTTTCAATTCCTGAAGACTGGAAAGGTAAATCTATCCGACTGAAAATGGAACGCACCAAGCCGACACAGATTTGGGTTGATGAAACATGGATCGGATCAAACAACAACTTGCTAACTCCTCAGGAATATGACTTATCGGCTGCACTTTTGCCCGGAAATCATCGAATCACCATTCTGGTTGACAATGGCCCCAATGCCTTGCCCAAGGGTGTTTATGGCGCCCACGCGATGACAGAACATACCCAAACCAACTGGAACGGGATTATTGGCGAATTTCAGCTCGAAGCATCATCGGTTACTCACCTCCAAAATGTCCAAATTTATCCGGACACTGAAAATAAAAAAGCAATTATCAAGCTTCTGATTGTAAATCCTGACGAACAATTGAAAGAGGCAAACATACAAATCGCTGCAAGTACATGGAATTGCGATTCGCCAAAAAATCTTAAATCGAAATCATTTCAGGTAAAATTGACCCAAGGCGAAAATTCGGTTGATCTCAATTACGAATTTGGGAACGATGCAGCCTTTTGGTCTGAATTTTCACCGACTTTATACAAATTAAGTATTTCTCTTGAAAATAACGGAGTCATCGACAATTGTCAGGTTGATTTTGGTTTGCGCCAATTCAAAACAGATGGAACACAATTTGCAATAAACGGAACTAAAACCTTTTTGCGCGGAAAACATGACGCCTGCGTTTTTCCGTTAACCGGTCATCCGCCTATGGATACCGAAAGTTGGATTCGAGTCTTCAAGATTGCAAAAACCTATGGAATAAACCACTATCGTTTTCATACCTGGACACCGCCAATGGCAGCTTTTAAAGCTGCTGATATCGAAGGAATTTACTTGTCGCCCGAATTGCCATACTGGGGCGGAATGGATCAAAAAAATAATGAGTTGAATGATTTTCTGCTGAAAGAAGGAGACCACATCTCAGAAACCTATGGCAATAGCGCATCTTTTGTCATGTTTTCGCTTGGAAACGAATTATCCGGAGATTTGACTGTGATGCAGGATTTTGTAAAGCATTTCAGACAAACTGACGAACGCCATCTTTTTTCGTTCGGATCAAACAACTACCTGGGCTGGAAAGGACAGGTTGAAGGTGAAGATTACCTGGTTACCTGCCGGGTCGGAGCAGAAAAAGACAGCACTTTTTCATCGCATGTCAGAGCTTCATTTTCGTTTGCCGACGCTTATCAGGGCGGAATTATTAATGGCGAATATCCTTCAACCACTACTAATTATCAGAATGCAATTTCCAAATCGACAGTTCCGGTTATCGGTCACGAAATTGCTCAATACCAGATTTACCCTAACTACGATGAACTGAAAAAATATACAGGTGTGCTCAAGCCCTGGAATCTTGAAATCTTCCGCAAACGACTGGAACAAAATCATCTGAGCGATCAGGCACTTGATTTTTTCAAAGCATCGGGAGCGCTGAGTGCCATTTGCTATCGTGCTGACATTGAAATCGCGCTTCGAACTCCCGGATTTGGTGGATTCCAATTGCTCGACCTTCAGGATTTCCCGGGGCAGGGAACTGCATTGGTTGGCCTGCTCGATGCGTTTATGGATAGCAAAGGACTGATTACACCGGAAGCTTTTCGTGAATTTTGCAATCAGGTAGTTCCACTTTTCCTGATGGAAAAATATTGCTGGACCAATGCCGAGACTTTAACCGGCCAAATTCAGGTTGCCAACTATTCAGCAATTGAATTGAAAAATCAAACGGTAAAATGGGAGCTGAAGAATTCACAAGGCGAAATAATTGATCAAAATGAAGTAACAACTACTATTTCGCAAGGCAAACTAACTGATGTAAGTAAGTTAAACATTGATCTCAAAACCATCCAATCAGCACAAAAACTTTCACTGACGATAAGTTTACCCGGTACAGCCTATAAAAACACCTATTCGCTGTGGGTTTATCCCGAGAAACCAAATACTACAGTACCTTCCGGCGTAATGATTTCGAGTGAGTTGGATAAAAAAACATTGAGATCACTTGAAAATGGGCAGACCGTTCTGCTGATTCCCGATCATGAAACCGTTAAGGATTTGACTGTTGGTGGTTTATTTACTCCGGACTACTGGAATTACCGGATGTTTAAAGGAATCTCAGAATGGGCTAAGAAACCTGTATCTCCTGGGACATTGTCAATATTAACCAATCCGGAACATCCACTTTTCAAAGATTTTCCAACCGAGTTTTATTCAAATTGGCAATGGTGGTCGATCGTAAAAAACAGCCGGCCATTTATTCTGGATAAAACAGAAGCCAGCTATCGCCCAATCGTTCAGGTAGTCGATAATATTGAACGCAACCATAAACTTGGGCTAGTTTTCGAATTTGCTGTTGGAAAAGGGAAAGTGTTGGTTTGTATGGCCGATCTCGCTAAAATTCAGGATAAACCTGAAGGCCGACAGTTTTACAGCAGCATCCTGAGCTATCTGGAATCGGATCAGTTTAAGCCGCAAACATCTATTTCTGAGACAGAACTTGTTTCATTGTTTAAAACCAAGGTGAAAACTCAAAACATTTCAGGCGTAAAAAACATATCTTATCAATAG
- a CDS encoding DUF4494 domain-containing protein: MQTWFECKVKYVKIDDDGRERKVSEVYLVDAVTFTDAETRIIQNVSTMVRGEFIVDNIKKSNIVEIYPHENGEWWYKAKIGIVTIDEKAGKEKKINNYFLVAADDIKQALQRLEEGLSYILVPYQTTSLAICNIVDVFPYFEDNVNKPIPSNLKPLAQVTKKPVFEDEDLDEEVVYSADEEEEDEIEEEETDDDQE, from the coding sequence ATGCAAACCTGGTTCGAGTGCAAAGTAAAATATGTAAAAATAGACGATGATGGCCGCGAGCGTAAAGTAAGCGAAGTATATCTGGTTGACGCGGTCACGTTTACTGATGCTGAAACACGTATCATTCAGAATGTGTCAACGATGGTTCGGGGTGAATTTATTGTCGATAACATTAAAAAATCGAATATCGTTGAAATATATCCACACGAAAACGGAGAATGGTGGTATAAGGCTAAAATCGGCATTGTCACCATCGACGAGAAAGCGGGTAAAGAGAAGAAAATCAATAATTATTTTCTAGTTGCTGCAGACGACATCAAACAGGCTCTGCAACGCCTGGAAGAAGGACTTTCGTACATTTTGGTTCCTTACCAAACCACTTCACTGGCTATTTGCAATATCGTTGATGTATTCCCCTATTTCGAGGACAATGTGAACAAGCCAATTCCGTCGAACCTGAAACCATTGGCTCAGGTGACAAAAAAACCTGTCTTTGAAGATGAAGATCTGGACGAAGAGGTAGTTTATTCGGCTGACGAAGAAGAGGAAGATGAAATCGAGGAAGAAGAAACGGATGACGATCAGGAATAA
- the typA gene encoding translational GTPase TypA, translated as MQKIRNIAIIAHVDHGKTTLVDKMIYYCNIMKEHEKKQELILDNNDLERERGITILAKNVSVIYKDIKINIIDTPGHADFGGEVERVLNMADGVLLLVDAFEGTMPQTRFVLSKALALGLKPIVVVNKVDKPNCRPEEVHEQVFDLMYSLNATEDQLSFPTVYGSAKQGWMSDDWKVPTDNIEALLNSIIEFIPGPVDNPGTPQVLITSLDYSSYVGRIAIGRIHRGEIKEGMNVSLVKRDGSIKKTKVKELHTFTGLGRQKVDQMISGDICAMVGIEGFDIGDTVCDWENPEPLEPIAVDEPTMSMTFMINNSPFYGKEGKYVTSRHLKDRLEKELEKNLALRVMPTDSADSYIVYGRGVLHLSVLIETMRREGYELQVGQPQVLYKEIDGEKCEPIEEMHVDVPEEYSGKVVEMASQRKGEMQTMERKGDRIHLEFIIPSRGIIGMRTNMLTATAGEAVMNHRFIEYQPYKGPIDIRNNGSLVALETGTAFAYSISKLSDRGSFFIDPAQEIYEGQVIGENTRADDLTINVTKPKKLTNMRASGTDEKMRLITPIRFSLEEALEYIKSDELVEVTPLSIRMRKIFLKEHDRKRLAKNS; from the coding sequence ATGCAGAAGATTAGAAACATTGCGATTATTGCCCACGTTGACCACGGGAAGACCACATTGGTCGACAAGATGATTTACTATTGTAACATCATGAAAGAACACGAGAAGAAACAAGAGTTGATTCTCGACAACAACGATTTGGAACGCGAGAGAGGAATTACCATTCTTGCGAAGAACGTATCTGTAATTTACAAGGATATTAAAATCAATATCATAGATACTCCTGGTCACGCCGACTTTGGTGGTGAAGTTGAGCGGGTACTGAACATGGCCGATGGTGTTTTGTTGCTTGTGGATGCTTTTGAAGGCACCATGCCACAAACCCGGTTTGTATTGTCAAAAGCTTTGGCTTTAGGCCTGAAACCGATTGTTGTGGTGAATAAAGTTGACAAACCAAACTGTCGTCCTGAAGAAGTTCACGAACAGGTTTTCGACCTGATGTACAGTTTGAATGCAACTGAAGACCAGTTAAGTTTTCCTACCGTTTACGGATCGGCCAAACAAGGTTGGATGTCAGACGACTGGAAAGTGCCGACTGACAACATTGAGGCTTTGTTGAATTCAATTATTGAATTTATACCTGGTCCGGTTGATAATCCGGGAACACCGCAGGTGTTGATTACTTCATTGGACTACTCTTCATACGTTGGTCGTATTGCCATTGGTCGTATTCACCGTGGAGAGATCAAAGAAGGAATGAACGTTTCGCTTGTAAAACGAGATGGTTCAATTAAAAAAACAAAAGTAAAAGAACTTCATACGTTTACCGGATTGGGTCGTCAGAAAGTTGACCAGATGATTTCGGGCGACATTTGTGCAATGGTCGGAATTGAAGGTTTCGATATTGGCGATACCGTTTGCGACTGGGAAAACCCGGAACCCCTGGAACCAATTGCTGTAGATGAGCCAACCATGAGTATGACTTTCATGATTAACAACTCACCTTTCTACGGAAAAGAAGGTAAATATGTGACTTCGCGCCACTTGAAAGACCGTCTGGAAAAGGAATTGGAAAAGAACCTCGCATTGCGCGTTATGCCTACTGATTCTGCTGATTCGTATATTGTTTATGGACGTGGTGTGCTGCATTTATCTGTATTGATTGAAACCATGCGACGCGAAGGATACGAACTGCAGGTTGGCCAGCCACAGGTTTTGTACAAAGAAATTGATGGCGAAAAGTGTGAGCCAATTGAAGAAATGCATGTGGATGTGCCTGAGGAATATTCAGGTAAAGTAGTTGAAATGGCTTCGCAGCGTAAAGGCGAAATGCAAACCATGGAGCGCAAAGGCGATCGCATTCATCTCGAATTCATTATTCCATCTCGTGGAATCATTGGTATGCGTACCAATATGCTTACTGCTACTGCCGGAGAAGCTGTTATGAACCATCGTTTTATTGAATATCAGCCTTACAAAGGGCCGATTGATATCCGGAACAACGGATCATTGGTTGCTCTTGAAACCGGAACTGCATTTGCTTATTCAATCAGTAAACTTTCGGATCGAGGATCTTTCTTTATTGATCCGGCCCAGGAAATATACGAAGGACAAGTAATTGGAGAAAATACCCGCGCTGACGATTTGACCATCAATGTGACCAAACCCAAAAAGTTAACCAATATGCGTGCTTCGGGTACTGATGAAAAAATGAGGTTGATTACCCCAATTCGATTCAGTTTGGAAGAAGCTTTGGAATACATCAAAAGCGACGAATTGGTTGAGGTTACACCATTGTCTATTCGGATGCGGAAAATCTTTTTGAAAGAACATGATCGTAAAAGATTGGCAAAGAACAGCTAA
- the hisIE gene encoding bifunctional phosphoribosyl-AMP cyclohydrolase/phosphoribosyl-ATP diphosphatase HisIE translates to MENTQLDFTKLNGLIPAVIQDNTTNVVLMLGFMNEEAVAKTEETGQVTFFSRTKNRLWTKGEESGNFLNVVSIAADCDNDTLLIKVNPVGPVCHTGDDTCWGETNEESDIQFLEYLQDFIDQRKQEMPDGSYTTSLFQKGTRKIAQKVGEEAVETIIGAMADDDENFIYEGADLLYHLIVLLSHKGYRIEDLARELKKRHK, encoded by the coding sequence ATGGAAAATACACAATTAGATTTCACTAAGCTGAACGGCCTGATCCCGGCTGTTATTCAGGATAATACAACCAACGTGGTGCTGATGTTAGGTTTTATGAACGAAGAAGCTGTGGCCAAAACAGAAGAAACCGGTCAGGTTACGTTTTTTAGCCGTACCAAAAACCGGTTGTGGACCAAAGGCGAAGAATCAGGCAATTTTCTGAATGTAGTTTCTATTGCAGCCGATTGCGATAATGATACGCTTTTGATCAAGGTAAATCCGGTTGGGCCAGTTTGCCATACCGGCGACGACACTTGCTGGGGCGAAACGAACGAAGAAAGCGACATTCAGTTTCTGGAATATCTTCAGGATTTTATTGACCAACGGAAACAGGAAATGCCAGATGGTTCGTACACCACTTCGCTGTTTCAGAAGGGAACACGCAAAATTGCCCAGAAAGTGGGAGAGGAAGCTGTTGAAACCATTATTGGAGCGATGGCTGATGACGATGAAAATTTTATTTACGAAGGTGCCGATTTGCTGTATCATCTCATTGTTTTGCTGTCGCATAAAGGTTACCGGATTGAAGATTTGGCTCGCGAATTGAAGAAACGGCACAAATAA
- a CDS encoding PDDEXK nuclease domain-containing protein, which produces MNIKYFNSFMLPEDLHLFESVKYVLDSAFRNIYRVANTNIVAAYWEIGRLIVDDEQKGATRADYGKQILKELSEKLTSEYGRGYSVTNLKYFRQFFLVFPDLFVPNLLSDNNVQIRQTLSDQLSWSHYSLLMRVENQNAREFYKKESAIQNWSVRALDRQISTMYYERIISSRDQRQVKEEAEQSIRLLVESPRDFIKDPYILEFLKLKPEVSYLEKTLESALIENLHSFILELGRGFAFVSRQYHLNVDADHYYIDLVFYNYILKCFVLIDLKVGKLTHQDVGQMDMYVRLFEEKVRQPDDNPTIGIILCSQQSESVVKYSVLAESKQLFSSKYKLYLPTEDELKTELERDRIHIENQLQEQFVKYQTKK; this is translated from the coding sequence TTGAATATTAAATACTTTAATTCATTTATGCTGCCTGAAGATCTCCATTTATTCGAATCAGTTAAATATGTTCTGGATTCGGCTTTCCGAAATATTTATCGGGTTGCCAATACAAACATTGTTGCGGCTTATTGGGAGATTGGCCGTCTGATTGTTGATGATGAGCAGAAAGGTGCTACCAGAGCCGACTATGGCAAGCAGATTCTGAAAGAACTTTCGGAGAAACTTACCTCAGAATATGGCCGGGGCTATTCGGTAACCAACCTTAAATATTTCAGACAGTTTTTTCTTGTATTTCCTGATCTTTTTGTTCCCAATCTATTGTCGGATAATAATGTACAAATTCGCCAGACACTGTCTGACCAATTGAGCTGGTCGCATTATTCGCTGCTGATGAGGGTTGAAAATCAAAATGCCCGTGAATTTTACAAGAAGGAATCTGCCATTCAAAACTGGAGTGTACGTGCGCTCGACAGGCAAATCAGCACGATGTATTATGAGCGGATTATTTCGAGCCGGGATCAACGTCAGGTGAAAGAAGAAGCTGAACAGAGCATCCGACTATTGGTTGAATCGCCGCGCGATTTTATTAAAGATCCTTATATTCTGGAATTCCTGAAGTTGAAACCTGAAGTTTCTTATCTGGAGAAAACACTCGAAAGTGCGTTGATCGAAAACCTACATTCGTTTATTCTGGAACTTGGACGTGGGTTTGCTTTTGTTTCGCGCCAATATCATTTGAATGTCGATGCCGACCATTATTATATAGATCTGGTTTTCTACAATTATATCCTGAAGTGTTTTGTGCTGATTGATTTAAAAGTTGGCAAACTTACACATCAGGATGTGGGGCAGATGGATATGTACGTGAGGCTATTTGAAGAGAAAGTGCGTCAGCCCGACGACAATCCAACTATAGGCATTATTTTGTGTTCGCAGCAAAGCGAGTCGGTGGTTAAATATTCGGTTTTGGCCGAAAGTAAACAACTATTCTCATCAAAATATAAGCTTTATCTTCCTACTGAAGACGAACTTAAAACCGAGCTGGAGCGAGACCGAATTCATATTGAAAACCAGCTTCAGGAACAATTTGTAAAATATCAAACTAAAAAATAA
- the hisF gene encoding imidazole glycerol phosphate synthase subunit HisF, whose amino-acid sequence MLAKRIIPCLDIKDGQTVKGINFVNIKSVGDPVELGAMYAEQGADELVFLDITATHEGRKTFVELVRRIAREINIPFTVGGGISELKDAEDLLSAGADKISINSSAVRNPKLIDDLALNFGSQFVVLAIDARGENDYWTVTVNGGRIPTDKELFSWAKEGESRGAGEILFTSMNHDGTKAGFANKQLAKMADMLRIPIIASGGAGNMDHFVDVFTEGKADAGLAASIFHYKEIAIPDLKSYLRSKGIVVR is encoded by the coding sequence ATGTTAGCAAAACGAATTATACCATGCCTGGATATTAAAGACGGTCAGACTGTTAAAGGCATCAATTTTGTGAATATTAAAAGCGTGGGCGACCCGGTTGAACTGGGCGCTATGTATGCCGAGCAGGGAGCCGACGAACTGGTTTTTCTCGACATTACCGCCACACACGAAGGCCGCAAAACCTTTGTTGAACTGGTCAGGCGAATTGCCCGCGAAATAAACATCCCGTTTACCGTTGGTGGCGGAATCAGCGAGTTGAAAGATGCCGAGGATTTATTGAGTGCCGGAGCCGATAAAATCAGTATCAACTCATCAGCAGTTCGCAATCCGAAATTGATCGACGATCTGGCGCTGAATTTTGGTAGCCAGTTTGTGGTTTTAGCCATCGATGCCCGGGGTGAAAATGATTATTGGACGGTGACAGTGAATGGCGGCCGCATTCCGACAGACAAAGAACTGTTCTCATGGGCCAAAGAAGGCGAAAGTCGCGGTGCGGGCGAAATCCTGTTTACCTCGATGAACCACGATGGAACCAAGGCTGGTTTTGCCAACAAGCAACTGGCTAAAATGGCCGATATGTTGCGGATTCCAATCATCGCTTCCGGAGGAGCCGGAAACATGGACCATTTTGTGGATGTGTTTACAGAAGGGAAAGCCGACGCAGGATTGGCGGCAAGCATTTTTCACTACAAGGAAATTGCCATACCTGATTTAAAAAGTTATTTAAGGTCGAAGGGAATTGTTGTTCGGTAA
- the hisA gene encoding 1-(5-phosphoribosyl)-5-[(5-phosphoribosylamino)methylideneamino]imidazole-4-carboxamide isomerase, which yields MITIIPAIDLIDAKCVRLSQGDYNQKTVYNENPLEVAKMFEDAGITRLHLVDLDGAKAKHIVNYKVLELIASKTNLIIDFGGGLKSDEDLRIAFECGAKMVTGGSIAVKDRETFLHWIETYGAEKIILGADAKDKMIAVSGWQEVSELSILDFIESYTSKGIRQVISTDIARDGMLTGPSIDLYKEIRNKFPSLGLIASGGIATMKDIYELDELGIPGVITGKAIYENRISLEEISKFILTK from the coding sequence ATGATTACAATTATACCTGCCATTGATTTAATCGATGCGAAATGCGTTCGTTTGTCGCAAGGCGATTACAACCAGAAAACTGTTTACAACGAGAATCCGCTCGAAGTAGCTAAAATGTTTGAGGATGCCGGAATCACCCGTTTGCACCTGGTAGATCTGGATGGCGCAAAAGCCAAGCACATTGTCAATTATAAAGTGCTTGAATTGATTGCCTCGAAAACGAATCTGATCATCGACTTTGGCGGCGGATTGAAATCGGACGAAGATTTGCGCATTGCGTTCGAATGCGGTGCAAAAATGGTTACCGGCGGAAGTATTGCGGTAAAAGATCGTGAGACTTTCCTGCATTGGATTGAAACTTACGGTGCAGAGAAAATTATTCTCGGAGCCGATGCAAAAGACAAAATGATCGCCGTGAGTGGCTGGCAGGAAGTTTCAGAATTATCCATTCTCGATTTCATTGAAAGTTATACCAGCAAAGGCATTCGGCAGGTTATTTCAACCGACATTGCCCGCGACGGCATGTTAACTGGTCCAAGCATCGATTTGTATAAAGAAATCAGGAACAAATTTCCAAGCCTTGGACTCATTGCCAGCGGCGGCATCGCCACCATGAAAGATATTTATGAGCTCGACGAATTGGGTATTCCTGGAGTAATTACCGGCAAAGCGATTTACGAAAATCGGATTAGCTTGGAAGAGATTAGCAAATTTATTCTGACGAAATGA
- a CDS encoding four helix bundle protein, producing MKTYTELFVWQKSMEIVTVIYRETRNFPKEEVYGLTSQIRRCAVSIPSNIAEGFGRKSQQDFIRFLKISMGSLFELQTQLRIARNLEYIEEGKFNTVFEETREIERMLSAFIQSITDK from the coding sequence ATGAAGACATATACTGAATTATTTGTATGGCAGAAATCGATGGAGATTGTCACAGTCATTTATAGAGAAACTCGTAATTTCCCTAAAGAAGAGGTTTATGGACTAACAAGTCAAATACGTCGCTGTGCAGTCTCAATTCCTTCAAATATTGCTGAAGGTTTTGGTCGAAAATCGCAACAAGATTTTATTCGCTTTTTGAAAATTTCAATGGGTTCCTTATTTGAATTGCAAACACAATTAAGGATTGCCAGGAATCTTGAATACATTGAAGAAGGCAAGTTTAATACTGTATTTGAAGAAACCAGAGAAATTGAGAGGATGCTTTCAGCATTTATCCAATCAATAACTGATAAATAA
- the hisH gene encoding imidazole glycerol phosphate synthase subunit HisH, which translates to MNIVIIKYNAGNIESVNNALQRLGVNAEITGDHEKIKTADKVIFPGVGEASTTMAYLKKEGLDKLIPELKQPVLGICLGLQLMCSHSEEGNTPCLGIFDEQVKRFIPESGMEFVTKVPHMGWNTITDLKSDIFDPSLENQFVYFVHSYYAAVGEHTAAVCNYINPFSAALHRDNFYATQFHPEKSGTVGARILENFLKIK; encoded by the coding sequence ATGAATATTGTCATTATTAAATACAACGCGGGAAACATCGAATCTGTCAACAATGCCTTGCAGCGACTTGGCGTGAATGCTGAAATCACAGGTGACCACGAAAAGATTAAGACCGCCGATAAAGTGATTTTTCCGGGAGTGGGAGAGGCCAGTACTACAATGGCTTACCTGAAGAAAGAAGGTCTGGATAAACTGATTCCTGAGCTGAAACAACCAGTTCTTGGAATTTGCCTGGGGTTGCAATTGATGTGTAGCCATTCGGAAGAAGGCAATACGCCATGTTTGGGTATTTTCGATGAGCAAGTCAAACGGTTTATTCCAGAATCAGGGATGGAATTCGTCACCAAGGTTCCGCACATGGGTTGGAATACTATCACCGATCTGAAAAGTGACATTTTCGATCCATCGCTCGAGAACCAATTTGTCTATTTTGTCCATTCGTATTATGCCGCAGTGGGTGAACATACCGCTGCCGTATGTAATTACATCAATCCTTTCAGCGCTGCCTTGCACCGCGATAATTTTTATGCCACACAGTTTCATCCTGAAAAAAGCGGAACTGTAGGAGCGAGGATTTTGGAGAATTTTTTGAAAATCAAGTAA